The following coding sequences lie in one Flavobacterium cyclinae genomic window:
- a CDS encoding DoxX family protein: MENKLKNILVIIISYLYVFLFVYAAISKILDFETFIVQLGQSPLLSAYAKWIGILVPTIEIVISILLLVPRIRYIGLFLAFGLMMMFSTYIIIILNYSDFIPCACGGVLSEMDWNEHLIFNFTFVAIGGIGIILDTDLKFSIKKQFVQLMSVSLLSAFSVTGLYLLSENEMHRNNSFVRRYPHHPVDDLKGIPLKYNSYYIAGFDRGKIILGNSTAPLHLLEIDTTLKSIKEVKITISDNKDFQFSSIQLKIKSPNFYLVDGSVPIIYKGVTSNWNAKILTTKSSNFSLLEPITPIDFIIRGSHSKSGEHILGQLSTSKNYKIIETNNVLEKRIDGIFDTDGLLLYNEQLNKIIYTYYYRNQFIITDYHLNKTKTIKTIDTVSQSNLEFAYTKENTEKKLAKQPNTINIYAATSGKYIFIKSDRLGKYESEIIAKQASIIDVYDIEKGTYEFSFYFYHYNNEEIKTFKIYNNLLIGLTNKHLIVTKLKPKYFKIK; this comes from the coding sequence ATGGAGAACAAATTAAAAAATATCTTAGTTATCATCATCAGCTACTTGTATGTCTTTTTATTTGTGTATGCTGCAATTAGTAAAATACTAGATTTCGAAACATTTATTGTCCAATTGGGACAATCACCATTGTTAAGTGCCTATGCAAAATGGATTGGAATCCTAGTCCCAACAATTGAAATAGTAATTTCGATTCTACTATTAGTTCCTAGAATTAGATATATTGGACTATTTCTAGCCTTTGGATTAATGATGATGTTTTCCACCTACATAATCATAATTTTAAATTATAGTGATTTTATTCCATGTGCCTGCGGCGGTGTACTCTCGGAAATGGATTGGAACGAACATCTTATTTTTAATTTTACTTTCGTTGCTATTGGTGGAATAGGAATTATTCTCGATACGGATTTAAAATTTTCAATAAAAAAGCAATTCGTTCAATTAATGAGTGTAAGCCTTTTAAGTGCTTTTTCTGTTACGGGATTATATCTTTTATCAGAGAATGAAATGCATAGAAACAATAGCTTCGTAAGAAGATATCCTCATCATCCTGTTGACGATTTAAAAGGAATTCCTCTAAAATACAATTCCTACTATATTGCAGGATTTGACAGAGGAAAAATAATTCTTGGAAATAGTACTGCGCCTTTACATTTGCTAGAAATTGATACAACATTAAAAAGTATCAAGGAGGTAAAAATAACTATTTCTGACAATAAAGATTTTCAGTTCTCCTCTATTCAATTAAAAATAAAATCACCTAACTTTTATCTAGTAGATGGATCAGTCCCAATAATTTATAAAGGCGTTACTTCAAATTGGAATGCCAAAATATTAACTACCAAATCCAGCAATTTTTCTCTTTTAGAACCTATTACGCCTATCGACTTCATAATAAGAGGAAGTCATTCAAAATCGGGTGAACATATATTAGGACAACTTAGTACATCCAAAAATTACAAAATAATTGAAACAAATAATGTATTAGAAAAAAGAATAGACGGCATATTTGATACAGATGGTTTACTACTTTACAATGAACAGCTTAATAAAATTATTTACACTTATTACTATAGAAATCAATTCATCATCACAGATTATCATTTAAACAAAACTAAAACAATTAAAACAATCGATACTGTGAGTCAATCCAATCTTGAATTTGCCTACACAAAGGAAAACACAGAAAAAAAATTAGCAAAGCAACCAAATACAATTAACATATACGCTGCAACATCTGGGAAATACATATTTATCAAATCTGACAGACTTGGAAAGTATGAATCCGAAATCATTGCCAAACAAGCTAGTATTATAGATGTATATGATATTGAAAAAGGAACTTACGAATTCAGTTTTTACTTCTACCACTACAACAATGAAGAAATAAAAACATTTAAAATTTATAATAACCTCCTAATTGGTTTAACCAATAAGCATCTTATTGTTACAAAATTAAAACCAAAATACTTCAAAATAAAATAA
- a CDS encoding site-specific integrase, which yields MKHKMSILFYVKSSKASKNGLLPIYQRITINGTRIELSTSKFVEKTKWNTAAGKIKGNSEEARLINSYLDILNAKAYETEKWMVNNNQEINAQTFKNKFLGVEERQRKLMVIFEDHNKRMKELVGKEFSINTYKKYETALSHTKEFLKHQYNLNDISIKQVDIAFINDFDFYLRNTKNCNNNSTIKYIRNFGKIVKQCYVNGWIEKDPFLNYKGKVKEIERTYLSEDEIESLLNKEFKIKRLELVRDMFIFSCFTGLAYIDVFNLTKSNVVIGIDGEKWISTHRQKTETASKIPILPVTQMIIDKYENHPLCINENRLIPILSNQKMNAYLKELADICEIDKELTFHIARHTFATTVTLTNGVPIESVSKMLGHKNLRTTQHYAKVLDRKVSEDMKILKEKFSNKLKLKSS from the coding sequence ATGAAACACAAAATGTCAATACTTTTCTACGTGAAAAGTTCTAAAGCATCAAAAAATGGTTTACTTCCCATTTATCAAAGAATAACAATTAACGGCACTCGTATTGAATTAAGTACCTCAAAGTTTGTAGAAAAAACAAAATGGAATACTGCAGCAGGTAAAATAAAAGGTAATTCTGAAGAAGCTAGACTAATTAATAGTTACCTTGATATTTTAAATGCAAAAGCATATGAAACTGAGAAATGGATGGTAAACAATAACCAGGAAATTAATGCTCAAACCTTCAAAAATAAATTCTTAGGAGTTGAGGAAAGACAACGTAAACTAATGGTTATTTTTGAAGACCATAACAAACGAATGAAAGAACTAGTTGGAAAAGAATTCTCTATTAACACTTATAAGAAGTATGAAACAGCGTTAAGCCACACCAAAGAGTTTTTAAAACATCAATATAACCTTAATGATATTTCAATAAAACAAGTAGATATTGCATTTATCAATGATTTTGATTTCTACTTGAGAAACACAAAAAACTGCAATAACAATTCTACAATAAAATATATTAGAAACTTTGGCAAAATAGTTAAGCAGTGTTATGTAAATGGTTGGATTGAAAAAGACCCTTTCTTAAATTATAAAGGTAAAGTAAAAGAAATTGAAAGAACTTATTTATCAGAAGATGAAATTGAATCTTTGCTTAATAAAGAATTTAAAATAAAACGATTAGAGTTAGTTCGCGATATGTTTATCTTCTCATGTTTCACTGGTCTTGCGTATATTGATGTCTTCAATTTAACAAAATCTAATGTTGTAATTGGTATAGATGGCGAAAAATGGATTTCAACTCACAGACAAAAGACAGAAACAGCTTCAAAAATTCCAATCCTTCCTGTTACACAAATGATTATTGATAAATACGAAAATCATCCACTATGTATTAACGAAAATCGACTTATACCTATTTTATCAAATCAAAAAATGAATGCATATCTCAAAGAACTGGCAGATATTTGTGAAATTGATAAAGAGCTAACTTTTCATATTGCCAGACATACATTCGCTACTACGGTAACACTTACTAATGGAGTTCCAATAGAAAGTGTGAGCAAAATGCTAGGTCACAAAAACTTAAGAACAACTCAACATTACGCTAAAGTTTTAGACAGAAAAGTAAGTGAAGACATGAAAATTTTAAAAGAGAAATTTTCGAACAAATTAAAATTAAAAAGCTCTTAA
- a CDS encoding RagB/SusD family nutrient uptake outer membrane protein, whose translation MKIVIQNKLSFWICFLFIGFASQSCEEFVAVDLPSNQLTGPIVFEDEATADAALIHIYTKLRSEQLVTGTSNGLSCLLGNYADELDYYGIGGLPAFEFYQNNLLPSNSTVTLTWNATYNLIYATNSIIEGVSNSTGISLNSKERLLGEAYFIRAYLHFYLVNLYGEIPYVITTDYQVNSNIEKLAVMDVYAALTTDLQQAVTLLPESYFVPERIRPNRSVAYALLSRIKLYSENWSQAVLYADEVLNNTSLYTIETDLNSVFLKNCAGTLWQLLPQFSGSNTLEAQTFIFSSGPPPSFALTSSLLASFETGDLRRANWIGTVTDGANSWYYANKYKEQGNTGSSVEYSILFRIEELYLIRAEAKAQLGDLVGAQDDLNVIRNRAGLPNTTAVSQATLLNAILEERNREFFTELGHRWFDLKRTGFASSVLSVKPGWDAKDLLWPLPASELLLNSNLLPQNPGY comes from the coding sequence ATGAAAATAGTTATTCAAAATAAACTATCCTTTTGGATTTGTTTCCTTTTTATAGGATTTGCTTCGCAAAGTTGTGAAGAATTTGTAGCTGTAGATTTGCCTTCAAATCAATTGACGGGACCTATAGTTTTTGAAGATGAAGCTACTGCTGATGCAGCCTTGATTCACATTTACACCAAGTTGCGAAGTGAGCAGTTAGTTACGGGAACGTCTAATGGATTAAGTTGTTTACTAGGGAATTATGCTGATGAATTGGATTATTATGGAATAGGAGGTTTGCCCGCATTTGAGTTTTATCAGAATAATTTACTTCCTTCTAATTCAACAGTAACGCTCACATGGAATGCTACCTATAATTTGATTTATGCAACTAATTCTATTATTGAAGGAGTTTCTAATTCAACAGGAATTAGTTTGAATTCTAAGGAGCGTTTATTAGGAGAGGCCTATTTTATTAGGGCTTATTTGCATTTTTATTTAGTTAATTTATATGGTGAGATACCTTATGTTATAACAACTGATTATCAAGTAAATAGTAATATAGAAAAATTAGCTGTAATGGATGTTTATGCTGCTTTGACTACTGATTTGCAACAGGCTGTGACTTTGTTACCAGAATCCTATTTTGTACCTGAGCGAATTAGACCTAACAGAAGTGTAGCTTACGCTTTGTTATCGCGAATAAAACTTTACAGTGAGAATTGGTCACAAGCAGTTTTGTATGCAGATGAGGTTTTAAATAATACTTCGCTTTACACAATTGAAACCGATTTGAATTCTGTTTTCTTAAAGAATTGTGCAGGGACTTTGTGGCAGTTATTGCCCCAATTTTCAGGTTCCAACACTTTAGAAGCACAAACATTTATATTTAGTAGTGGTCCGCCACCTTCTTTTGCGTTGACCTCATCATTACTTGCATCGTTTGAAACAGGAGATTTGCGTCGTGCGAATTGGATTGGAACGGTTACCGATGGTGCAAATAGTTGGTATTATGCTAATAAATACAAAGAACAAGGCAATACAGGATCTTCTGTTGAATACTCAATTTTATTTCGAATAGAGGAGCTTTATTTAATTCGTGCCGAAGCTAAAGCGCAATTGGGTGATTTAGTAGGAGCGCAGGATGATTTGAATGTGATACGAAATAGAGCAGGACTACCTAACACAACAGCTGTTAGTCAAGCAACTTTATTGAATGCAATTTTGGAAGAGCGAAATAGAGAATTTTTTACCGAGTTAGGACATCGTTGGTTTGATTTGAAACGTACTGGATTTGCATCTAGTGTTTTGAGTGTTAAACCGGGTTGGGATGCAAAAGATTTACTTTGGCCTTTACCCGCTTCAGAACTACTATTAAATTCTAATTTATTACCACAGAATCCAGGTTATTAA
- a CDS encoding helix-turn-helix domain-containing protein, whose protein sequence is MSEQNKQERIRKIYQMLFEMASGNLQFQIANLDEEDEIDQIALKLNEISSNIKNTFLKLGHVIPQFTYQNLVQHTFILDKELYILSFSSSVLDTLKLSQQELSKLKFSKIIAKQSINDWKTIENEIVTNNIFHITLQLHLLDKNNQIYPSYFTISSLLNSNKIVISGITTNIEDYTNYNIANNNLASSKKIDSNTIVQNVYNYIMNHLEEPLPSVNELAKMFGTNDFRLKAEFRKHFNISIYKCYTNERLKRATYLIKRTNIPLKEIAFISGFNDYNNFSKAFKKKYNYVPSELQRSLHEED, encoded by the coding sequence ATGTCAGAGCAAAATAAGCAAGAACGAATTAGAAAAATATACCAAATGCTATTTGAAATGGCTTCTGGAAATCTTCAATTTCAAATTGCTAATTTAGATGAAGAAGATGAAATTGATCAAATCGCTCTTAAGCTAAATGAAATTTCAAGTAATATAAAAAATACCTTCCTTAAACTCGGTCATGTAATTCCTCAATTTACATATCAAAACTTAGTACAACATACTTTTATTTTAGATAAAGAATTATACATTTTGAGCTTTTCATCGAGTGTACTAGACACTTTAAAGTTAAGTCAGCAAGAGCTTTCAAAACTTAAATTTTCAAAAATAATTGCAAAACAATCTATTAATGATTGGAAAACAATAGAAAATGAAATTGTTACTAACAACATATTTCATATTACACTTCAATTACACTTATTAGATAAAAACAATCAAATCTACCCCTCCTATTTTACAATTTCATCTTTATTAAACTCTAACAAAATTGTAATTTCTGGAATCACTACAAATATTGAAGATTATACAAATTATAATATTGCTAATAATAATTTAGCATCCTCAAAAAAAATTGATAGTAATACTATAGTTCAAAATGTTTATAATTATATAATGAATCATCTTGAAGAACCTCTACCTTCTGTAAATGAACTAGCAAAAATGTTTGGAACAAACGATTTTAGACTAAAAGCTGAATTTAGAAAGCATTTCAATATTAGTATTTATAAATGTTATACAAATGAACGATTAAAAAGAGCAACTTATCTCATTAAAAGAACGAACATTCCATTGAAAGAAATTGCTTTTATAAGCGGATTCAATGATTACAATAATTTTTCCAAAGCATTCAAAAAAAAGTACAATTATGTGCCTAGTGAATTGCAAAGAAGTCTACATGAAGAAGATTAG
- a CDS encoding DUF6520 family protein, which translates to MRTKFLKFGLPIAVFALAIVGAFASQKADNKVLAPETGWINYPTPCNVSVSCRTEIGPVCTMFHLGQERQAYGKVNPNDLTCSKVLYKIP; encoded by the coding sequence ATGAGAACTAAGTTTTTAAAATTCGGTTTGCCAATAGCTGTTTTTGCTTTGGCAATTGTGGGAGCTTTTGCATCGCAAAAAGCAGACAACAAAGTTTTAGCTCCTGAAACAGGTTGGATTAATTATCCAACACCTTGTAATGTTTCAGTTTCTTGTAGAACTGAAATAGGACCTGTGTGCACAATGTTCCACTTAGGACAAGAAAGACAAGCGTATGGAAAAGTAAATCCAAACGATCTTACTTGTTCTAAGGTACTTTACAAAATACCTTAA
- a CDS encoding SusC/RagA family TonB-linked outer membrane protein: MNKNAFFRYWASQLLPKLILSLAVFSTAILQAQNTVVKGTVSDNVGTLSGVTVVIKGTTTGTLTDIGGNFQITAQPSDVLVFSYLGYQTQEVPINNRTIIKINLQEDTTTLKEVIVNAGYYTVKDKERTGSIVTVKAAAIEQQPVTNVLATLQGRMAGVNITQATGVPGGGFNIQIRGVNSIRTEGNQPLYLVDGMPFSSESLGNAAISGSIMGGVLNPLNAINPSDIESVEVLKDADATAIYGSRGANGVVLITTKKGKKGKTQFTIDTYTGAGTISRRLDLLNTPQYLAMREEAFANDGISSYPFWAYDINGTWDPNRYTDWQKELIGVTALTRNISLGVSGGTGNTQFMVRGTHFNETTVFPGDFSYGKSAVHFNIAHQSDNQKFQMNMSGNYVADKNNLFSTDLTRLATTLAPNAPALYDADGNLNWENGTWDNPLSLLNGRYLTTTKGLTVGSTLSYAILHDLELKSSFGYSDTRVAESSTSPSTIYNPAYGLTSAISSTMVNQSQQNSWSIEPQIHWQKTLGNGKVSMLLGSTFQERSATQLAVYGAGFSSNALLDNLSAASFTQIMNDSEINYRYMALFGRLNYSLQDKYFLNLTGRRDGSSRFGPGNRFATFGAVGAAWLFSKTNFFENQLPFISFGKLRASYGTTGSDQIGDYQFLNTYTPSGIGYNGVIGLVPDRLFNPDFSWEVNKKFEVALETGFLNDAIFITAAYFKNRSSNQLVGIPLPGTTGFNSMQANLDATVENRGLELTFRSVNFSKKDFNWTTSVNLTLPKNELIAFPDLEGSVYANQYVIGQPLGIYKVYEFAGVNPTTGIYEFTDFNGDGLLTDLEDRQKIVDTSPDYFGGLQNNVRYKNWELDFLFQFVKQIGVNSNAISALPGSSSNMPNSVLNHWQQVGDTGPTQLYTAGFNGAAVNAFYSYYTRSDAAYSDASYVRLKNLSFSYTLPNSILKNFKCKLYFQGQNLLTFTRFNGADPENQSRGQLPTLRVLTLGMQLTF; this comes from the coding sequence ATGAATAAAAATGCATTCTTTAGGTATTGGGCATCACAACTATTGCCCAAACTTATTCTCTCACTAGCTGTCTTTTCAACAGCTATACTACAAGCACAAAATACGGTTGTCAAAGGAACTGTTTCCGATAACGTGGGTACGCTTTCGGGTGTTACCGTTGTTATCAAAGGAACCACAACTGGAACGTTAACCGATATTGGTGGTAACTTTCAAATTACTGCTCAACCCAGTGATGTCTTAGTGTTTTCCTATTTAGGATATCAAACACAAGAAGTACCAATTAACAACAGGACTATAATTAAAATTAATCTACAAGAAGACACAACAACACTTAAAGAAGTGATTGTAAATGCAGGTTATTATACTGTAAAAGACAAGGAGCGTACAGGTAGTATTGTAACTGTAAAAGCTGCAGCTATTGAACAACAACCCGTAACCAATGTTTTGGCTACATTGCAAGGACGAATGGCTGGGGTAAATATTACGCAGGCTACGGGTGTTCCAGGAGGTGGATTTAATATACAAATTCGTGGAGTGAATAGTATTCGAACCGAAGGCAATCAGCCGTTGTATTTGGTTGATGGTATGCCATTTTCATCGGAGAGTTTGGGAAATGCTGCTATATCAGGTTCTATTATGGGAGGAGTTTTAAATCCTTTGAATGCTATTAATCCTTCCGATATTGAAAGCGTTGAAGTATTAAAAGATGCTGATGCTACTGCTATTTATGGTTCTAGAGGAGCTAATGGAGTAGTACTGATTACCACTAAGAAAGGAAAAAAAGGCAAGACACAATTTACTATTGACACTTATACTGGGGCTGGTACAATCAGCCGAAGACTGGATTTATTGAATACTCCGCAATATTTAGCCATGCGTGAAGAAGCCTTTGCTAATGATGGCATAAGTAGTTATCCGTTTTGGGCGTATGATATTAATGGTACTTGGGATCCTAACCGTTATACTGATTGGCAAAAAGAATTGATAGGAGTAACAGCTCTAACGAGAAATATTTCGTTAGGTGTTTCAGGAGGAACAGGAAATACTCAGTTTATGGTAAGAGGGACACACTTTAATGAGACCACGGTATTTCCAGGTGATTTTAGTTATGGTAAAAGTGCCGTTCATTTCAATATTGCCCATCAGTCTGATAACCAAAAGTTTCAAATGAATATGTCGGGTAATTATGTTGCGGATAAAAACAACTTGTTTAGTACCGATTTGACTCGATTGGCAACAACTTTAGCCCCCAACGCACCTGCTTTATATGATGCTGATGGGAATTTGAATTGGGAAAACGGCACTTGGGATAATCCTTTGAGTTTGTTGAATGGAAGATATTTAACAACTACTAAAGGTTTAACCGTTGGAAGTACCCTTTCTTATGCTATACTTCACGATTTAGAATTGAAATCATCTTTTGGTTATAGTGATACCCGAGTAGCAGAGTCTAGTACAAGTCCGTCGACTATTTATAATCCCGCTTATGGATTAACCAGTGCTATTTCGTCTACCATGGTTAATCAATCTCAACAGAATTCTTGGAGTATAGAACCCCAAATACATTGGCAAAAGACCTTAGGTAATGGGAAAGTTAGTATGTTGCTTGGGAGTACTTTTCAAGAGCGAAGTGCGACTCAGTTAGCGGTTTATGGTGCAGGATTTTCGAGTAATGCTTTGTTAGACAATTTGTCGGCTGCTTCATTTACTCAAATCATGAACGATTCCGAAATCAATTACCGTTATATGGCATTGTTTGGTCGTTTGAATTATAGCTTACAAGACAAATATTTTTTGAATTTAACTGGACGTAGAGATGGTTCAAGCCGTTTTGGACCTGGTAACCGTTTTGCTACATTTGGAGCTGTAGGTGCTGCTTGGTTGTTTAGTAAAACCAACTTTTTTGAAAACCAACTTCCGTTTATAAGTTTTGGAAAATTACGAGCTAGTTACGGTACTACGGGCAGTGATCAAATAGGGGATTATCAGTTTTTAAATACCTACACACCAAGTGGTATTGGTTATAATGGTGTTATAGGTTTGGTACCTGACCGTTTGTTTAATCCTGATTTTAGTTGGGAAGTAAATAAAAAATTTGAAGTAGCATTAGAAACTGGATTTTTAAATGACGCTATTTTTATAACTGCAGCTTATTTTAAAAATCGTTCTTCGAATCAGTTAGTTGGAATTCCTTTACCCGGTACAACAGGTTTTAATTCCATGCAAGCTAATTTAGATGCCACTGTCGAAAATAGAGGTTTAGAGTTGACTTTTCGAAGTGTAAATTTTTCAAAGAAAGATTTCAATTGGACTACATCTGTCAATTTAACATTACCTAAGAATGAGTTGATAGCTTTTCCCGATTTAGAGGGTTCGGTATATGCGAATCAATATGTTATTGGTCAGCCTCTAGGAATTTATAAGGTCTATGAATTTGCTGGGGTTAACCCAACTACTGGAATTTATGAATTTACAGATTTTAATGGTGATGGATTATTGACTGATTTAGAAGATCGTCAAAAGATTGTAGATACCTCACCCGATTATTTTGGAGGATTGCAAAACAATGTGCGTTATAAAAATTGGGAACTGGATTTTCTATTTCAGTTTGTAAAACAGATTGGGGTTAACAGCAATGCAATTTCTGCTTTACCAGGGTCTTCAAGTAATATGCCTAACTCTGTATTGAATCATTGGCAACAAGTAGGCGATACAGGACCCACACAACTCTACACGGCTGGTTTTAATGGTGCGGCTGTAAATGCTTTTTATTCTTATTATACACGAAGTGATGCGGCTTATAGTGATGCTTCTTATGTACGTTTGAAAAATCTATCCTTTTCGTATACATTGCCAAATTCTATTTTGAAAAATTTTAAATGTAAACTTTACTTTCAAGGACAGAATTTATTGACTTTCACACGATTTAACGGAGCAGACCCTGAAAATCAATCTAGAGGTCAGTTACCTACATTACGTGTATTGACTTTAGGGATGCAATTGACTTTTTAA
- a CDS encoding S9 family peptidase yields MRYFILLFFMLITTVFSQHKKQLTETDYSLWSKFNQTLMSLDGRWVSYGLEYEKADTLFLKNTTFKKSFCFPKANWATFSSKSDWFSYYKKDSLYLFDLKQERKLFIDKMIVDYLYSGDGSYLLVFKKEEATINLRILNLKNQSSVFIHDIVSYKVSPDAKRIALVTKEGSSQSVKVVALKSTLAEVIVVKDSSYLYSFLTWDVSGTRLAFFKFERNLSNDLKKPVAICWSTGFDKKVNKFTLEASETLLPKGYDLTTINLYLPEQSDAVLFTLQQPLENLAAVSNQEVQIWKSGDLTIPPKSNNDAYYRSLKWYKWDILANRVYSVEDSAHPNSILTGDTKHALVYHPDELAPIYKCSNELVALYVKNIATGEKDLLSDRQTTLENQVLISPTGKYITYFKDKAWWIYDIYKKTHLCLTCNLSYPVHQITYDRAGQFPPTYRTSWTMDGSKVIIHDQYDVWFIAPNGTSKKRLTNGAVTKTIYRVYEPYSPASPNYYSFGFLSIVHDLKRPLLLQTVDEETFAQGFVLLYPNGVIKTLFKRESKFHLVSTTKDFTSFLFLEQNFILPPRLFVVNSDGSEQLIHQSNTQQETFEWGKSRLVTYTNSKEKPLKGALFYPENYDAEKKYPLLVVIYEKKSKEVFDYSYPTVLSDWGFTISNYVSSGYFVLLPDIAYGLNSPGDDALDCVSAAVNSVVQQYPIASDAIALLGHSFGGYETAYIMGKSKLFKTAIIGAPLIDLLDHYLTIDGHGKSNMWRFEHDQMRMPIPFYSNEFERNSPLKNVQHISSPILTWTGSGDLQLDWKNGMKLHNALWRLDKKSTLLLYPDEGHVLADKKNQEDLSNKVKDWLDYYLKGKSKASWME; encoded by the coding sequence ATGCGGTATTTTATATTATTATTTTTTATGTTGATAACGACCGTATTTTCGCAGCATAAAAAACAATTAACAGAAACGGATTATAGTTTGTGGAGTAAGTTTAATCAAACTTTAATGAGTTTAGATGGTCGTTGGGTAAGTTATGGGTTGGAGTATGAAAAAGCCGATACTCTTTTTTTAAAAAATACTACTTTCAAAAAATCGTTTTGTTTTCCAAAGGCAAATTGGGCTACTTTTTCATCAAAAAGTGATTGGTTTTCCTATTATAAAAAGGATAGTTTGTACTTGTTTGATTTAAAACAGGAACGAAAGCTATTTATAGATAAAATGATTGTTGATTATTTGTATTCGGGTGATGGTTCTTATTTGTTAGTTTTTAAAAAAGAAGAAGCGACTATTAATTTGCGGATATTAAACTTGAAAAACCAAAGTTCGGTTTTCATTCATGATATAGTTTCTTATAAAGTAAGTCCCGATGCCAAACGCATTGCTCTAGTTACTAAAGAAGGCTCATCACAAAGCGTTAAAGTTGTTGCATTGAAATCAACCCTTGCTGAGGTAATAGTTGTAAAGGATTCTTCTTACTTATATAGTTTTCTCACTTGGGATGTTTCAGGAACTCGCTTGGCTTTTTTTAAATTTGAACGAAATCTATCTAATGACTTGAAAAAACCTGTTGCGATTTGTTGGAGTACAGGATTCGATAAAAAGGTTAATAAATTTACTTTAGAAGCTTCGGAGACTTTACTACCTAAAGGTTATGATTTGACCACTATAAATTTGTATTTACCAGAACAAAGTGATGCAGTATTGTTTACTTTACAGCAACCACTGGAAAATTTAGCAGCTGTATCCAATCAGGAGGTTCAAATATGGAAGTCGGGAGATTTGACAATTCCGCCAAAAAGTAATAATGATGCTTATTATCGTTCGTTGAAGTGGTACAAATGGGATATCTTAGCGAATAGGGTATATTCAGTTGAAGATTCTGCACATCCCAATTCTATATTGACTGGTGATACAAAACATGCTTTGGTATACCATCCTGATGAGTTGGCACCCATTTATAAATGTAGTAATGAGTTGGTGGCACTATATGTAAAAAATATAGCTACTGGAGAGAAAGATTTATTATCTGACCGTCAGACCACATTAGAAAATCAGGTTCTTATTTCACCTACGGGAAAATACATTACTTATTTTAAAGACAAAGCTTGGTGGATTTATGATATTTATAAAAAAACACATTTGTGTTTAACATGTAATTTATCTTACCCTGTTCATCAAATTACCTATGATCGTGCTGGGCAGTTTCCTCCAACATATAGGACATCGTGGACAATGGATGGTTCTAAAGTTATTATACATGACCAATATGATGTTTGGTTTATAGCGCCAAATGGTACTTCCAAGAAGCGTTTGACAAATGGTGCAGTTACAAAAACTATTTATCGCGTTTATGAGCCGTATTCACCTGCTTCACCTAATTACTATTCTTTTGGGTTTTTGTCAATAGTTCATGACCTTAAGCGTCCACTTTTATTACAAACTGTAGACGAAGAAACCTTTGCACAAGGTTTTGTCTTATTGTATCCGAACGGTGTTATTAAAACATTGTTTAAACGAGAGAGTAAATTTCATTTAGTATCAACAACAAAGGATTTTACATCTTTTTTGTTTTTAGAGCAAAATTTCATTTTACCACCAAGGTTGTTTGTTGTGAATAGTGATGGAAGTGAACAATTAATACATCAATCGAATACACAACAAGAGACATTTGAATGGGGTAAATCAAGATTAGTAACCTATACCAATTCAAAAGAAAAACCATTGAAAGGAGCTTTGTTTTATCCTGAAAATTATGATGCCGAAAAAAAATATCCTTTGTTGGTAGTCATATATGAGAAAAAATCGAAAGAGGTTTTTGATTATTCATACCCGACGGTTTTAAGTGATTGGGGTTTTACTATTTCTAATTACGTAAGTTCGGGCTATTTTGTATTATTACCAGATATAGCTTATGGGTTAAATTCACCTGGTGATGATGCATTGGATTGTGTTAGTGCTGCTGTTAATTCTGTTGTACAACAATATCCTATAGCTTCTGATGCTATAGCATTGCTAGGTCATTCTTTTGGGGGATATGAAACGGCTTACATTATGGGAAAATCGAAACTTTTTAAAACAGCAATTATAGGTGCTCCTCTTATTGATTTGCTCGATCATTATTTGACAATTGATGGTCATGGAAAATCTAATATGTGGCGTTTTGAGCATGATCAAATGCGAATGCCTATACCTTTTTATAGTAATGAATTTGAAAGGAATTCGCCTTTAAAAAATGTGCAGCATATTTCTTCTCCCATTCTAACATGGACGGGTAGTGGTGATTTACAATTGGATTGGAAAAATGGAATGAAATTGCATAATGCATTATGGCGTTTGGATAAAAAGAGTACTTTACTACTATATCCGGATGAAGGTCATGTATTAGCGGATAAAAAGAATCAAGAAGATTTGTCAAATAAAGTCAAGGATTGGCTGGATTATTATTTGAAAGGTAAAAGTAAAGCGAGCTGGATGGAGTAG